In Helicoverpa zea isolate HzStark_Cry1AcR chromosome 3, ilHelZeax1.1, whole genome shotgun sequence, the following proteins share a genomic window:
- the LOC124629433 gene encoding intraflagellar transport protein 80 homolog → MKLKISTFKEPKHTGVVVCVNWNNTEDVFSCGDDHKLLKWNLVNSECIVVTTFPDDFYPNDMHLFPKINVGGNKHQHDVILISTADGKFHIVNHNGRIEKSVNAHQGACLIAQWSPDGAGLLTAGEDGFVKVWSRNGLLRSTIVQSDVPCFSAVWSPDSSAILHTKGNYLVIKQLNSSNKITKWKAHEGLILCIAWNANNNLILSGSEDGYSKIWDTFGQQISVSVKHDQPITSVSWSPAGDMFVIGSYNLIRLCNSNGWSHCLDRPTTGSIYNVAWSSDGTQLAAACANGHVLFAHIIDREYTWKNYACNQIGRKVIAIRDIITDQSDQLDYPDRVIQIALGFNHLVIATVKQCFIHKLTSWNTPVTFDLKEGTISMILLAERCICIVERAGLSVYSYMGRLLASPRWGARPESLGRAAVSLGPDALAAIDQGDRKLIHVFDLPTGLIVRSSADNTVTKLTHKMTVSSIALSQTGPINERQLALLDYNRDLYVVTVKDSKPKFVKLGSQILSICWSYETELLVGLRASSVVAWCCPRAAMQPDLLALTTVSKDVVDLGRNPTILSVEDGVVHICRGNGSILHLSIAAFPEKLLKHVVANMWQQALQLCRTVEDETLWACLAVLAWQHHQLPVAEEAFALIRQYHQVCYIQHLRSNIPEKLTNN, encoded by the exons atgaaattaaaaatatctacatTCAAAGAACCTAAACACACTGGTGTCGTCGTGTGTGTTAATTGGAATAACACTGAAGATGTATTTTCTTGTGG AGACGACCACAAACTCCTGAAATGGAACTTAGTGAACAGCGAATGTATAGTTGTTACAACATTCCCTGATGACTTCTATCCGAACGATATGCATTTGTTTCCCAAAATCAATGTTGGCGGGAACAAGCACCAACATGACGTGATTCTCATTTCGACGGCAGATGGCAA attccACATCGTTAATCACAATGGCCGTATAGAGAAATCAGTGAATGCTCATCAGGGTGCTTGTCTAATTGCACAATGGAGTCCTGATGGAGCCGGACTTCTGACAG CTGGAGAAGACGGTTTTGTCAAGGTGTGGTCTCGCAACGGTCTACTTCGATCGACTATCGTGCAATCCGACGTGCCATGTTTCAGCGCCGTATGGAGTCCAGACAGCAGCGCTATCTTGCATACAAAAGGAAATTATCTAGTTATAAAGCAATTGAATTCcagtaataaaattaccaaa TGGAAAGCACACGAAGGGCTTATCCTTTGTATCGCTTGGAATGCCAATAACAATTTGATTCTTTCTGGATCTGAAGATGGATATTCTAAG ATTTGGGACACGTTTGGCCAGCAAATATCGGTGAGCGTGAAACATGACCAGCCCATCACTAGTGTAAGCTGGTCTCCCGCTGGGGATATGTTCGTCATTGGAAGCTACAACCTCATACGACTTTGCAATTCTAATGGG TGGTCTCACTGCCTTGATCGTCCAACTACAGGCAGCATATACAATGTAGCATGGTCTTCTGACGGCACACAATTAGCAGCCGCCTGTGCCAACGGGCATGTTTTATTCGCTCATATCATTGATCG AGAGTACACCTGGAAGAATTACGCCTGCAATCAGATAGGTCGCAAAGTAATTGCCATAAGGGACATCATTACTGACCAAAGTGACCAACTGGACTATCCAGATAGGGTCATACAGATTGCTTTGGGCTTCAACCATTTGGTTATAGCGACAGTGAAGCAGTGTTTTATTCACAAGCTTACGTCCTGGAATACTCCAGTGACATTCGATCTCAAGGAGGGAACTATTAGCATGATTTTGTTGGCTGAAAG ATGTATATGCATAGTAGAAAGAGCTGGTCTTTCAGTATATAGCTACATGGGTCGTCTACTAGCCAGTCCCCGTTGGGGTGCCAGACCTGAATCTTTGGGCCGGGCTGCCGTGTCTTTGGGACCAGATGCCTTGGCTGCCATTGACCAGGGAGATAGAAAAT TAATCCATGTCTTCGATCTTCCAACTGGCCTGATAGTCAGAAGCTCAGCAGATAACACAGTAACCAAACTGACACATAAAATGACTGTCTCTAGCATCGCGCTTAGCCAAACAGGGCCTATTAATGAGAGACAGCTGGCCCTTTTGGACTACAACAGAGATCTTTATGTTGTTACTGTGAAGGATAGCAAGCCAAAGTTCGTCAAACTGG GATCTCAAATCCTCAGCATATGCTGGAGTTACGAAACAGAGTTGCTGGTGGGGTTACGCGCCAGTTCTGTGGTAGCATGGTGCTGTCCCCGGGCAGCTATGCAACCAGACTTGCTGGCTCTCACCACCGTCAGTAAAGATGTTGT TGACCTTGGCAGGAATCCGACAATCCTAAGCGTTGAAGACGGAGTAGTACACATATGCCGTGGCAATGGGTCCATTTTGCATCTCTCGATTGCCGCATTCCCTGAAAAGTTACTCAAACATGTAGTTGCAAATATGTGGCAACAAGCACTTCAG CTCTGCCGCACCGTTGAGGACGAAACTCTTTGGGCATGCTTAGCAGTTCTGGCTTGGCAGCACCATCAGCTACCAGTAGCTGAAGAAGCGTTTGCTTTGATTCGACAATATCATCAAGTCTGCTATATTCAACATCTTAGA AGTAACATACCAGAGAAGCTGACAAATAATTAG
- the LOC124629431 gene encoding protein arginine N-methyltransferase 1 codes for MSDVPDLSSDEDNFEDDEWQEMETNDTTVTCLFCPNVLSNIEEGISHCKSVHKFDLNELKLKFNMDCYSYIKLINYIKTHKPKPEVITNLNKVLWDDEKYLQPVEQDEWLMYDFDALTDKPSSPKTYHANVENGLVTLSEAHFTELQRTIQFLTQQLTESATLLKNAKEDIKQMQESMQNLVEGGQLQKNNDETPAAVNCVASVPLEMDDGYFSTYAHFGIHYDMLSDKVRTETYRDAILNNKETLKGKVVLDLGCGTGILSMFCATAGAKTVYALDQSEIIYHAMDIVRENNLQDVIKLVKGRLEDTKLTEKVDIIVSEWMGYFLLFEGMLDSVIYARDHYLKPGGLLLPNRCNISLVANGDVDTHKKLIEYWSDVYGYKMNCMKSEVVREASIDIVGSKHIISEPCVVKEIDINTCKTDVMDFTADFKLPITKDGALTSIVGYFDTFFGLPNAIEFSTGPHKTPTHWKQTVFYFRDCKQVKQGDVVEGTIICNRQKSDVRGLSIQLNIFGKSHKYILS; via the coding sequence ATGTCTGACGTGCCAGATCTTAGTAGCGACGAAGACAATTTTGAGGACGATGAATGGCAAGAAATGGAAACAAACGATACAACGGTAACATGCTTATTTTGTCCGAACGTTTTATCAAATATCGAGGAAGGGATTTCCCATTGCAAGTCCGTCCATAAGTTTGATTTGAATGAATTGAAGTTAAAGTTTAATATGGACTGCTATTCATACATAAAGttgataaattacataaaaacacaCAAGCCTAAACCGGAGGTTATAACAAACCTTAACAAGGTGTTATGGGATGACGAGAAGTATTTACAGCCTGTAGAGCAGGACGAGTGGCTCATGTACGACTTCGACGCCCTTACTGACAAGCCAAGCTCACCAAAAACTTACCATGCTAATGTGGAAAATGGCTTGGTTACCCTGTCAGAGGCACACTTCACTGAACTACAAAGGACAATACAGTTTTTAACACAACAACTTACTGAGAGTGCAACGCTATTGAAGAATGCAAAGGAGGACATAAAGCAAATGCAGGAGTCAATGCAGAACTTAGTAGAAGGTGGTCAAttacagaaaaataatgatgaaactCCAGCTGCTGTTAACTGTGTAGCTAGCGTGCCTTTAGAGATGGATGACGGCTACTTTAGTACCTATGCACATTTTGGAATCCATTATGACATGCTCTCGGACAAAGTCCGCACAGAAACTTACAGGGATGCTATACTGAATAACAAGGAAACTCTGAAGGGCAAAGTTGTCTTAGATCTTGGATGCGGTACAGGTATACTATCAATGTTTTGTGCTACAGCTGGAGCCAAGACTGTTTATGCATTAGACCAGTCAGAAATTATTTACCATGCTATGGATATTGTGAGGGAAAATAACTTACAAGATGTAATAAAATTAGTCAAAGGTAGACTTGAAGATACCAAGTTAACTGAAAAGGTTGATATTATTGTATCTGAGTGGATGGGATACTTCTTGCTGTTTGAAGGAATGTTAGACAGTGTTATTTATGCAAGGGATCATTACCTCAAACCTGGTGGATTGCTGTTACCCAACAGGTGCAATATTAGCCTTGTAGCTAATGGTGATGTAGACACGCACAAGAAGTTAATTGAATATTGGTCAGACGTCTACGGGTACAAAATGAACTGCATGAAATCAGAAGTAGTGCGAGAAGCAAGTATTGATATAGTTGGATCTAAACACATAATATCTGAACCTTGTGTAGTCAAAGAAATAGACATTAACACATGCAAAACTGATGTAATGGACTTCACAGCTGATTTTAAACTGCCAATTACAAAGGATGGTGCATTGACATCAATTGTTGGTTACTTTGATACTTTCTTCGGTCTACCAAATGCTATAGAGTTTTCAACTGGCCCTCACAAGACTCCAACACATTGGAAGCAGACAGTTTTTTATTTCAGAGACTGTAAGCAGGTCAAACAAGGAGATGTTGTTGAGGGTACAATAATTTGTAATAGACAGAAATCTGATGTCCGAGGCTTATCAATTCAGCTCAATATATTTGGCAAGAGCCACAAATATATCCTAAGTTAA